One Dermacentor silvarum isolate Dsil-2018 chromosome 10, BIME_Dsil_1.4, whole genome shotgun sequence genomic window carries:
- the LOC119431543 gene encoding uncharacterized protein LOC119431543: protein MTDECEPRSKRRCEYPLYPVDILYHSDRKSGKYRVYVFAKQLACPDSCYRQRLVILEVTGWMPYMYLKVKYGDIGNMERTVNECIEQAKREVGRDIKCAHRINTSSDLTFIDGYGYHPDDAEERFIKVSVGDPSVYKKFAEIVPYEVYMAQVDHVCQFKVDVGLAHPDKLLFLGPDFEYDESNDGSLRLVTSVHNLRTVDNVGKETPVLKAMSIDIKCISQSGRFPEAENEDDEIIQIASVVTADVLRATHDSDDLRKYVFVVGSCDSVDNTEVRCYDSESDMLKEFMNHVVSTDPDVITGYNGRSFHWPYILERLKRFRLWASFSRRRNGGIWSHYMFNNKKFVSSHDRILVDMHDVIMAEQKLRSYRLDSVVRKFIPGEMQLHDAKYDQVRKFHEGTSATRAKMAGYCVQCALMPLKLMIKFNTMISVLEISNITGVPMRYVYSRGQQVRVMTLIAREAYTRRMVFPTRKGKSGMNEQQDGCNDYRYDFNDSDDEEEANAKKPVFSRKRKAESSDRNNMGYQGAKVLEPKVGYYDDPVCTMDFASLYPSIIIAMNLCYSTLRLHPKRQIENIENKEKADEGCCEYAQGKPSPEGDEFVPESVRKGILPTILVDLLRARKQVKKDMANCEHDPFMKSVLNERQLAIKKCANSVYGFTGAVNNGILPCIQIARSVTAYGRTLLEKTIYYVEKKYTQHEVIYGDTDSVMIICRGKTVAEAMEMGKGLAELISSHFPRPIQLEFEKVYKPYLLLGKKKYTGAVYSSNPNSYDKVEVKGIEMVRRDCLPYVSRIMNACIHEMIVNADIAAAQETARRAVDDLLSGRVDTAELILSKRYYNVECKSHSPHLHVIEKKKARGEKPAGVGDWIPYVICKELVTDEEELRREYEDRPQEFHRVKERYVRKITYRAEDPEYVKEHGLPIDYAYYVTNQLEKPLKRLFDCVQGAKPGTASTWSMNDWASNQEGKENIC from the coding sequence ATGACGGACGAATGCGAGCCCAGGTCTAAAAGACGTTGCGAGTATCCGCTGTATCCCGTGGATATACTTTATCATAGTGACCGCAAAAGTGGGAAATATCGCGTCTACGTATTTGCTAAGCAGCTGGCGTGTCCGGACTCGTGCTACCGGCAGAGGCTTGTGATTCTCGAAGTCACAGGATGGATGCCATACATGTATCTCAAGGTGAAGTACGGCGACATCGGAAATATGGAGCGCACCGTTAATGAATGCATTGAACAAGCCAAGCGAGAAGTCGGTCGTGACATTAAGTGCGCCCACCGAATTAACACGTCAAGTGATTTGACGTTCATTGACGGATATGGCTACCACCCGGACGACGCCGAGGAACGATTCATCAAGGTATCTGTTGGTGATCCAAGTGTGTATAAAAAATTTGCCGAGATCGTGCCATACGAAGTGTACATGGCGCAGGTGGACCATGTGTGCCAATTTAAGGTCGACGTGGGGTTGGCGCATCCCGACAAACTCCTCTTCTTGGGACCTGACTTCGAGTACGACGAATCGAATGACGGAAGTCTACGCTTAGTAACATCTGTGCACAACCTCAGGACAGTGGACAACGTCGGTAAGGAGACCCCTGTGTTGAAAGCCATGAGCATTGACATCAAGTGCATCTCTCAGTCCGGTAGATTTCCCGAGGCCGAAAACGAGGACGACGAAATTATTCAGATCGCTTCAGTGGTCACTGCGGATGTGTTGCGCGCCACCCATGACAGCGACGACCTTCGGAAATATGTCTTCGTTGTCGGCTCCTGTGACTCCGTGGACAATACCGAAGTGAGGTGTTACGACAGCGAGTCCGACATGCTCAAGGAGTTTATGAATCACGTGGTGTCTACCGATCCGGACGTCATCACGGGTTACAACGGGCGCAGTTTTCACTGGCCCTACATTCTGGAAAGGCTCAAACGTTTCAGGTTGTGGGCCTCGTTCTCACGACGGCGTAACGGCGGGATCTGGTCTCACTACATGTTCAACAATAAGAAGTTCGTTTCATCGCATGATCGAATTCTGGTTGACATGCATGATGTAATCATGGCCGAACAGAAGCTCAGGTCGTACAGGTTGGACAGCGTCGTCAGAAAATTTATACCAGGTGAGATGCAGTTGCATGATGCCAAGTATGACCAGGTGAGAAAGTTTCACGAGGGCACTTCTGCCACGAGGGCCAAAATGGCCGGATACTGCGTGCAGTGCGCTCTCATGCCATTGAAGCTCATGATAAAGTTCAATACCATGATTTCCGTACTAGAAATATCTAACATAACGGGCGTGCCGATGCGTTACGTATATAGCAGGGGCCAACAAGTGCGTGTCATGACCCTTATCGCCAGAGAGGCGTACACCCGCCGAATGGTATTTCCAACAAGGAAGGGAAAGTCAGGCATGAATGAACAACAAGACGGCTGCAATGACTACCGTTATGACTTTAATGACTCTGATGACGAAGAGGAAGCAAATGCTAAGAAACCTGTCTTTTCTAGAAAGAGAAAGGCGGAAAGTAGTGATCGAAACAACATGGGATATCAAGGAGCCAAGGTGCTCGAACCAAAGGTTGGATACTATGATGATCCGGTGTGCACAATGGACTTTGCTTCCCTGTACCCGAGTATCATCATCGCTATGAACCTGTGCTACTCGACTCTGCGCCTGCACCCGAAGCGGCAGATTGAGAAtattgaaaataaagaaaaagcagacGAAGGTTGCTGTGAATATGCACAAGGGAAACCTTCCCCGGAGGGTGACGAGTTCGTGCCCGAGAGTGTCAGGAAGGGAATCTTGCCGACAATCTTGGTCGACCTTCTGAGAGCGAGAAAGCAAGTGAAGAAGGACATGGCTAATTGCGAGCACGATCCCTTCATGAAGTCGGTCCTTAACGAGCGCCAATTGGCCATCAAAAAGTGTGCGAATTCAGTGTACGGCTTCACGGGAGCCGTAAACAATGGAATCCTGCCCTGCATCCAAATCGCCCGATCTGTGACGGCCTACGGCAGAACTCTCCTGGAGAAGACAATTTACTATGTAGAAAAAAAGTACACCCAGCACGAAGTGATTTACGGGGACACAGACTCGGTGATGATTATCTGTCGAGGCAAGACGGTGGCCGAAGCCATGGAGATGGGCAAGGGACTGGCTGAGCTCATTTCGTCACACTTTCCTCGCCCCATACAATTAGAGTTTGAGAAAGTGTACAAGCCATACCTGCTTCTCGGCAAGAAGAAGTACACAGGCGCCGTGTACTCTTCCAACCCAAACTCGTACGACAAGGTCGAAGTCAAGGGCATCGAGATGGTGCGTAGAGACTGTTTGCCCTACGTTTCACGCATCATGAACGCTTGCATTCACGAAATGATCGTGAATGCGGACATAGCGGCTGCCCAGGAAACAGCCAGAAGGGCCGTGGATGATCTGCTGTCGGGTCGTGTGGATACTGCGGAACTGATATTGAGCAAAAGGTACTACAACGTGGAGTGTAAGAGCCACTCGCCACATTTGCATGTTATCGAAAAGAAGAAAGCTAGGGGGGAGAAACCTGCCGGCGTGGGTGATTGGATTCCTTACGTCATATGCAAGGAGCTCGTAACGGACGAGGAGGAACTTCGAAGAGAGTATGAAGATCGGCCACAAGAGTTCCACAGGGTCAAGGAGCGCTACGTGCGCAAAATTACATATAGGGCTGAAGACCCGGAGTACGTGAAGGAGCATGGCTTGCCCATTGACTACGCCTACTACGTGACAAACCAATTGGAGAAACCTTTAAAGAGACTCTTTGACTGCGTACAGGGTGCCAAGCCTGGGACTGCCAGCACCTGGTCCATGAATGATTGGGCGAGCAaccaagaaggaaaagaaaacattTGCTAA